A stretch of DNA from Paenibacillus segetis:
ATTCCCCATTGCCACACCTAACCCAGCCGCTTGAATGACAGCTAGATCGTTCAAGCTGTCACCAACTGCTACTACCTCTGACATATCGATACCAAGCAAATCTTCACAAACCATGCGAATACCGCTCGCTTTATTGATACCCAATGGGTTGATCTCCAAATTGACAGGAGAAGAGTTGGTAATTTCAAGCCCGCCCATATCTTGAAGTTGCATCAATACATCATGCCGAACCTCATCATCCTCGATATGATAACCGAACTTAATCCATTGGTTTAGGTCCAGCAAGGAATCATCCCAATTATTCTCATTATAGACGCCTTCTACGGAATAAGCCCAGAACCAGACTTTCTTCTCCCTAGCAATCGCATGCATTTTCGCAATAATAGTCTTATCAAACAATTCGCGGTGATACAGTTCATGTGGCGTTTTCCACACTTCACTACCATTTGCTGTCACCATCGGTGTAGTAAGACCTAGTTGATCACCAAACGATATGGCTTCATTAAAGCCCCTACCTGTTGAAAGGCACACATGTACTCCTGCCGCCTTTGCTTTATGAATCCATTTCTCAGTCTCGGGTGTAATTTCATGATTATCATTCAGCAAAGTTCCATCCATATCCAGTGCTAGCAATTTATATTTCAAGTTGTCATCCTCCATTCCATTCTCATCCTGAGCAAATTTATTTATCTCTATCTTTCTACTGCTTCTCTCTAAACAACACAACGCCATTTTACCATATTACCTTGACCCCAACAAAGATAAAGCTAACTACGTCCTTCTTACTCACAGGCCACCTGAGGATATGCTCGAAAAAAAGCCCGAGTTCTCGCAGTCATCTGCAAAAAAACGGGCTACATAAAAGCCTAAAAAGGCTATACGATTTCTAATTCATTAAATCGCAACGATAATCAATGCCAGAACACCCAAAGTCATCTTCGCCCGCTGTAGTGAACTTCTCTTAACCTGTAATTGCTCCATATTACTCCCTCCCCGCCTGTTACTGATATATTTTACATCCCATATGTTGTCTTTATAGAAAAATGTTTCCCTAGTGCAAATTTTAAGTGATAACCCAACAAAAAAGCAAGAGGAGAGTGCCCCTTGCATTAAATATTTTTATTCAACTCTTGCTCAGTCTTCACTCCGTCGTACCGGATTGAGACTTACTTTTATTTTCTGTCCCCTGGGCCGTAGTATCCTTCTGCTGTAAATTTTTCTTCGGTACTCCATCGAGACCATATTCCTGGTCATATGCATCAAAAATTTTACGAGCTACAGGTGCGGCACTGTGTGCGCCAAAGCCACCTTCTG
This window harbors:
- a CDS encoding Cof-type HAD-IIB family hydrolase, giving the protein MEDDNLKYKLLALDMDGTLLNDNHEITPETEKWIHKAKAAGVHVCLSTGRGFNEAISFGDQLGLTTPMVTANGSEVWKTPHELYHRELFDKTIIAKMHAIAREKKVWFWAYSVEGVYNENNWDDSLLDLNQWIKFGYHIEDDEVRHDVLMQLQDMGGLEITNSSPVNLEINPLGINKASGIRMVCEDLLGIDMSEVVAVGDSLNDLAVIQAAGLGVAMGNAQSTLKENADVVTASNNDDGIALIIRNYILTEE